The Thermonema lapsum sequence TTGCAAGCTAAACGCGTCTTTACACTAAAAGAAAAAGATTTATGCTGTTACAGATAGATACGCTGCAAAACGCACTGCTGACGCCAGAAACCCCTACCGACGAAGCCATCAATTTGATAGACCTCCTGATGAAGGGCGGTTGGGTCATGGTCGTGCTCTTGCTTCTTTCTTTCGTTACCGTTTACCTCTTTGTGCAAAAAATCATCATCCTTACCAAAGCAAGCAAAACTTCACCGGGCTTCATGGAGCAAATACGCACCTTAGTGCTCAATGGAGACATCAATGCTGCCAAGATGCTTTGTCAGCGGGAGAATACCCCTACTGCCCGTATGATAGAAAAAGGATTGAGTCGCTTGGGTACTCCTTTGAAAAACATAGAAGCAGCCATCGAGAATGTGGGGCGCATTGAAATATACAAGTTAGAGAAGAATCTACCTCTGTTAGCAACCATTTCGGGAGCAGCACCCATGATTGGTTTCTTGGGTACAGTTACCGGCATGATTAAAGCTTTTATGCGCATTGCCGAACTGAAAAGTCAAGTAACGCCCGGCGACCTGTCCACGGGCATCTACGAAGCTATGATAACTACGGCTGCCGGCTTGGTGGTGGGCATCGTT is a genomic window containing:
- a CDS encoding MotA/TolQ/ExbB proton channel family protein, yielding MLLQIDTLQNALLTPETPTDEAINLIDLLMKGGWVMVVLLLLSFVTVYLFVQKIIILTKASKTSPGFMEQIRTLVLNGDINAAKMLCQRENTPTARMIEKGLSRLGTPLKNIEAAIENVGRIEIYKLEKNLPLLATISGAAPMIGFLGTVTGMIKAFMRIAELKSQVTPGDLSTGIYEAMITTAAGLVVGIVAYLAYNYLVTKVQKVIHEMEYSSIHFMDLLQEPTKV